Proteins encoded within one genomic window of Salmo trutta chromosome 11, fSalTru1.1, whole genome shotgun sequence:
- the LOC115202356 gene encoding zinc finger protein 13-like — protein sequence MCTSIVDPSYSLTPHLFPESPQLPWSGETSSPGVQNCFADSERGNITQDVTNWRDSGRTATDQDGSMQMADMQEAPLIKMENLDTSATEEIVQMVSESSEKKIVAEPGPSSSTETTYPLDQQGNRHRAPDTSLNIEPENQMFQHPASQYNRARHDHQVAEGVTWETDHQPIEYSLSQWTENQETDNQTVNAPHNAGPDSKRLCEHPERRGVSGNSGVCMSALGSLDWVPDVVMVDSVPIKVEADMSSEWSITGQEVTSGEVCSDGRQLVDNRGRGGMESRQTKCPPDTQHAEQGTIVGSRSKIPDFNRLSSLNSFSSPSVTLLQVPQRGKPAHFLNFNISATSSSKGIEKQPQQLTSHSTKRQLRCSLCGKPFPQPAHLRRHMRVHTGEKPYGCSHCTKRFSHSHQLKMHERVHTGEKPFQCVYCGKSFTQSSHMKKHLLVHTGGRPLDTVLP from the exons TGCAGAATTGTTTTGCCGACAGTGAAAGGGGCAACATAACGCAGGATGTCACCAACTGGAGAGATTCAGGACGCACAGCAACAGACCAGGATGGGAGCATGCAG ATGGCAGATATGCAAGAGGCACCTCTTATCAAAATGGAGAACCTTGACACCAGTGCAACAGAAG AGATTGTCCAAATGGTCAGTGAGAGCAGTGAAAAGAAAATTGTGGCAGAACCAGGTCCTTCGTCATCTACTGAAACCACATACCCTCTGGACCAGCAGGGCAACAGACACAGAGCTCCAGACACCTCACTCAATATAGAACCTGAAAACCAGATGTTCCAGCATCCAGCATCACAATACAACAGAGCAAGACATGACCATCAGGTTGCTGAGGGTGTGACCTGGGAAACTGACCATCAACCCATAGAATACAGCCTGTCTCAATGGACAGAGAACCAAGAGACTGACAACCAAACTGTGAATGCTCCTCACAATGCAGGGCCAGACTCCAAGAGGCTGTGTGAACatccagagaggagaggggtgtctGGTAACTCTGGGGTCTGCATGTCAGCTTTGGGGTCTCTGGACTGGGTGCCTGATGTGGTGATGGTGGACTCAGTTCCCATTAAAGTGGAGGCAGATATGAGTTCAGAATGGAGCATAACTGGCCAAGAGGTGACATCTGGAGAGGTCTGTTCAGACGGCAGGCAGCTTGTGGACaacagaggaagagggggaatggAGTCTAGACAGACAAAGTGTCCCCCTGACACTCAACATGCAGAGCAAGGGACAATTGTAGGATCAAGGTCCAAGATTCCAGATTTCAACAGACTGTCCTCCCTAAACAGCTTTTCATCCCCAAGTGTTACTCTCCTCCAGGTTCCCCAAAGAGGGAAGCCAGCCCACTTCCTGAATTTCAACATAAGCGCCACTTCTTCATCGAAAGGCATAGAAAAGCAGCCACAACAGCTAACGTCTCACTCCACCAAGAGGCAGCTCCGGTGTAGCCTCTGTGGAAAGCCCTTCCCCCAGCCGGCGCACCTGCGGAGGCACATGCGGGTCCATACGGGGGAGAAACCGTACGGCTGCAGCCACTGCACCAAGCGCTTCTCCCACAGCCACCAGCTGAAGATGCATGAGAGGGTGCACACCGGAGAGAAACCGTTTCAATGTGTCTACTGTGGGAAGTCCTTCACCCAGTCCAGTCACATGAAGAAGCACCTCCTCGTCCACACTGGTGGCAGGCCACTGGACACTGTGCTGCCCTGA